The Nostoc sp. NIES-3756 DNA window AGAACTAAGATAGGCACAATCCAAGGAACTATTTTTTGGATTTGGGGGCTGTTTAGTACGCCACTTAAGGATACATTGTTGTAGCTTTTAGTGTTTTTGAGGGTTATAGTCATGAGGCACTCGTAGTAGCTACTTCTTTGATTTGTTGAGTAAATTTCTCTTTGCTGGCAAATTCACTGAAAGGAGTCACAACTGGTGATGCGATTGTGGCAGCTTCTTGTTGTAAAGGTAGGCGAGGGAATAACAATTCTGCGGTACGATAAGCTTCTTCTAGATGGGGATATCCAGAGAAGACAAAAGTCTCAATTCCCAATTCTTGATATTCCAACATCCTGGCGGCTACGGTGTCAGGATCGCCAACTAGGGCAGTACCAGCACCACCCCTAACTAAGCCAAGCCCCGCCCACAAGTTGGGGCTAATTTCTAGGGCATCGCGTTTACCGTTGTGCAGTTGCACCATGCGTTTTTGCCCTTCGGAATCAGAGGTGGCATAGGCTTGTTGCGCTTTTGCGATCGCCTCATCATCTACATATTTGATTAACTCATTGGCTGCATCCCAAGCTGCCGATGCTGTTTCTCTGACAATAACGTGCAAGCGAATACCAAACCGCACTGTTCTACCTTGTTCGGCGGCTAGCTGGCGCACTTCGGCAATTTTTTCGGCTACCTGTGCAGGCGGTTCACCCCAAGTAAGATACGTATCGATATGCTTGGCTGCTACTCGTTTGGCGGCGGCTGATGAACCACCAAACCACAACGGTGGATAAGGCTTTTGGATTGGTGGGAACAAAAGTTTTCCGCCTTTGATATCCAAGTATTTACCTTGAAAATCAACTGTTTCTCCGCTTACAATACCTCGCCAAACTGCTAAAAATTCATCGGTTAGGTCGTAACGGTCATCATGGCTCAAATGAAGTCCGTCTCCAGCTAGATGTGCTGGATCGCCACCTGTCACAACATTAATTAACAACCTGCCATTTGACATTCTGTCAAAAGTCGCAGCCATTCGCGCCGCCACACCAGGAGAACTAATTCCTGGGCGAATTGCTACCAGGAACTTCATTCGCTTAGTGACAGGAATCAAAGATGCAGCCGTAATCCAAGCATCTTCACAAAAGGGGCCTGTCGGTAATAAAGCACCTACATAGCCTAAGTTATCTACAGCTTGGGCAATTTGCTGTAAATAATCGGGCGTGGCATCGCGTCCGCTAATCTCTGTGCCTAAGTAACGTCCGTCACGACTTGTGGGAATAAACCAAAGAATCTGCATTACTGTCAAGGTATTTAAGGTCTAAAGTACGGTTATTCGGTCAAGTTACCGTATTTTATAGCCATTAATCTTACATCAAAAATCGTCAAACGGAACTTTTAGTTGACGAAATATAAAAAATGTTCGATTGAAAGAACATTTTCAAAAATGATTCTGACACTTTGTTAACCAAAATAGTTGTAGTGGGAAACACAAGTTACTACGGAAAGGTTATTAGTTATTAGTCTATAGTCAAAGGTCAGTTGTCATTAGTTATTCTCCCTAGCCCCTCCCAGAAGGGCTAGGGGTGGGTTTCTCCCTCATCACCCCATTCAACTGTCAACAAGCAAAACATCAGAACGAAAAACTAGTGCGGACAGCACCTACCCAAATTGCATCGTTAGCACTGTTATGTTCTGGCTGGGTAATAACATAAAAAGTTGGAGTGACGGTAATGTTGTCATTGACTCGATAGGTGTAGAAAGTCTCTATATGTAAAGAAGTGTCAGGGTCTTTTCGTCCTGGCACAGAATTACTTGTGGCTTTTGGTGGTACACCAATCACAAATCCGGCTACATTACCTTTTTTCCCAAAGTCTGGCAAAGCAAGGGTGAGCGCACCATTAATAATGGTGGCATCATTACTGCGTCCGCTTTCTTGATGTGCTTCTGTGTAACCAAACCAACCACCTAGAACTAATTTACGACTAGCTCTCCAGTTAAATTGCAACCCAAAGTTATCGGCGGAGAAGGCATTGGTAGCACTGTTATCAAAGGGACGGAAGGCATTGCGGCTACCTGTACCACCAGTAAGGTTCAGACCACTGTTAGCGGTGTAATATTTGCGGGTGTAAGTTAGACCAATATCTAGCTGAGGACTGGGTGAGATGGTTAATTGAGCCAATGCTAAATAACTACCACCAAACAACCCACCAGTTCCGGGGTTAGCGGCCTGATTGTTATCTGCGATGTAGCCTGCATTAAGTTGGAATTGATTATTAAACTTATAGGCGAAAGCTAAACCTGCACCATCAAAACCGGGTCGATAAATAGTAGGGTTAAACGTAGCAAACCTAGAAAGAGCGCCATTTAAGCCACCAATTGCACCATTTAAGGTAGGAGTAAAGACGGCAGGTTGCAATGCTCTTGGCCCTATCCAAACGGTGGTATTTGCACCTAAAGGAAAACGATAAGTTAACTGACTTAGATATGTTCCCTCTCTTTCCCCATCAAAGGTGAAACGAGCCATATGGGTTCCCGCCGGATTATTCAAGTTAGGGATGTTGTTACCAGCTGTAAGTTGAGTGGTTAATTGATCTCTTCCAGTAAAGCTAGTTTGCAGGGCTAGGCGGGCGCGGTAGCCGAAGAAGGTATTGGTACTATCATTCGTGTCATTGGCTGGGGTATTATTAGCGCGATCGCCAAAAGTATCACCAACTACAAAGATGGCATCCCCCACTAATTTAGTAGTAGTAGAAAATTGTTGGGCTTCTACTCTAGCAGTCCGAGTTTCTAAAGTATCAACTCTCCCCCGCAATGTAGCTAATTCTCCTGCAAATTGTTCTCGTAGTTTTTGCAAGGTAGCCAAATCTTCTTTACGTACCAAATCTGCTGTATTGGTAGCTATGAGTTCGTTGAGCCTATCCAAAGCAGC harbors:
- a CDS encoding iron uptake porin, whose amino-acid sequence is MSKFLWNYFLVIPTFVSSFLMISSVGNAAEVPITSPATNQLQNSLSKNKDNATTIAQELPRNVEVEKTSEANQQTAETPVTQLTNSNTPDLTGQVTSVSQLSDVNPSDWAFQALQSLVERYGVIAGYPDGTFKGNRALTRYEFAAGLNAALDRLNELIATNTADLVRKEDLATLQKLREQFAGELATLRGRVDTLETRTARVEAQQFSTTTKLVGDAIFVVGDTFGDRANNTPANDTNDSTNTFFGYRARLALQTSFTGRDQLTTQLTAGNNIPNLNNPAGTHMARFTFDGEREGTYLSQLTYRFPLGANTTVWIGPRALQPAVFTPTLNGAIGGLNGALSRFATFNPTIYRPGFDGAGLAFAYKFNNQFQLNAGYIADNNQAANPGTGGLFGGSYLALAQLTISPSPQLDIGLTYTRKYYTANSGLNLTGGTGSRNAFRPFDNSATNAFSADNFGLQFNWRASRKLVLGGWFGYTEAHQESGRSNDATIINGALTLALPDFGKKGNVAGFVIGVPPKATSNSVPGRKDPDTSLHIETFYTYRVNDNITVTPTFYVITQPEHNSANDAIWVGAVRTSFSF
- the ssuD gene encoding FMNH2-dependent alkanesulfonate monooxygenase; this encodes MQILWFIPTSRDGRYLGTEISGRDATPDYLQQIAQAVDNLGYVGALLPTGPFCEDAWITAASLIPVTKRMKFLVAIRPGISSPGVAARMAATFDRMSNGRLLINVVTGGDPAHLAGDGLHLSHDDRYDLTDEFLAVWRGIVSGETVDFQGKYLDIKGGKLLFPPIQKPYPPLWFGGSSAAAKRVAAKHIDTYLTWGEPPAQVAEKIAEVRQLAAEQGRTVRFGIRLHVIVRETASAAWDAANELIKYVDDEAIAKAQQAYATSDSEGQKRMVQLHNGKRDALEISPNLWAGLGLVRGGAGTALVGDPDTVAARMLEYQELGIETFVFSGYPHLEEAYRTAELLFPRLPLQQEAATIASPVVTPFSEFASKEKFTQQIKEVATTSAS